TGAGTGGCCCTGAGCCTAGCGCAAGAGCCGCAAGATCCAAGCCGCGCCCGCGGCAATCAGCGCGATGCCGATCGCGGCCGTGCCCCAGGCGGCCAGATCCGTTGCGAGGGTGTTGCCGATACTGGTGATCTGTTGGGCGGTCATGTCATCCTCGTTCGGTCGCGGTTGAAAGACGGACAGGCTGGAGCCAGCCTGCCCGTCGTTGGATCCCTTACCCGACCAGGCCCCGCACCCGTTTGAAGGCGTAGATGGCTAGCACCACGCCGATCAACGCCGTGGCCCAGAGCAACAGGTCAGCCCGTACCGTGGCGACATCCGCCGACACCGGGAACAACTGCGCGTAGGACAGCGCCGGCACTCCCACCGCCAGACACAGCGTCGCCAACACCGAAAAGAGCCCCGTCATCCACCGCATACCGCACCTCCTTGGTGAGCAGACTTGGATGGCCACGCCCATCCTGCGCCGCCGGGTGCGCCTCCGGCGGAAGGCGCCTCAGTGCCCCTGAGGCTGGATCAGTTTCGTGATCAGGCCCACGGCAAAGCCGCCGAGCCAGAAGATCGCCGTGTAATAGGCCAGCGTTTCAATCGCGGCTTCGTCCATAGACGATCCCCTCCCCGATCACTCGCGTGAACCCCTTCTCGTGGACTTCCTGGACCGTGAGCCCGTACCGCCCCGCGATCTCGGTTGCGGTCAGCAGCTCGCCGGACTCCAGGAGATAGCGCCAGACCTCCTCATCGGTCTGCGGGTCGGTCATGCCGCCCCCGCCGATGATGCGAATCGTGAGACCGGCGCCGGTGCCTGCCGGGGCAAGCGGTGCTGATCCAAACGAAGCGGCCCCCGGCCCCGAAGCCGACGTCATCACGCCCGCATGCGGCGCACCAGCCGTACCGGCCTTCACGACGCCCGATTCCAGCGACGTCCAGGGCCGCCAGAGCAGGAGCGACAGCGCGAAAAGACCCGCCACGATCCCCACGACCACGCGAGCCGATTTCAGGACACTGTGCCGGCGTGGTTCCTCGTGAATGGCCGCGTTCGCGTAGCTGGAGTAGTAGGCATAGACTGCCGGCGAATAGGTGCCCACGAAGGCGCGGATCAGTTCCGTGTCTTCGGGATTCCCCCGGACCTTGCCCTGATACTTTTTATTGAGCCCGACGAAACTCAGTTTGCGAAACCGGATGGTCGCCTCAATCAGGCGCGTCACGCCTTGGGACATCTGCCGGTAGTCCTGACACATGAGCAGAATGTCCACGCCGTAATGGCGATGGGTTTCGAGCCAGCGGAGCAGACCCGCCTCGACCTTCTGCATGGACCGGAAGACCGTTTGGGCTTCGTCGATGATGACGGCCGAGCCGGGTTCAATCTGGGGGAACGAGGAGA
The DNA window shown above is from Nitrospira tepida and carries:
- a CDS encoding zonular occludens toxin domain-containing protein translates to MIELYEGVPGSGKSYHGIAEKFLPWVRQGRRLYIYVDGIYLDRLALFTGIDLAHLQQQITVWKDSTEVLSSFPQIEPGSAVIIDEAQTVFRSMQKVEAGLLRWLETHRHYGVDILLMCQDYRQMSQGVTRLIEATIRFRKLSFVGLNKKYQGKVRGNPEDTELIRAFVGTYSPAVYAYYSSYANAAIHEEPRRHSVLKSARVVVGIVAGLFALSLLLWRPWTSLESGVVKAGTAGAPHAGVMTSASGPGAASFGSAPLAPAGTGAGLTIRIIGGGGMTDPQTDEEVWRYLLESGELLTATEIAGRYGLTVQEVHEKGFTRVIGEGIVYGRSRD